The Pseudoalteromonas tunicata genome segment CTTCTGCAACCACACGGCCTAATACACGCTCGCGTAGTGGTTCAACAACATCACCACCTTCAATTAGTGGTTTCATTGTTAAGCCATCTTCAGTGCCACAATCGTCTTCATTGATAACTAAATCTTGTGCAACGTCAACTAAACGACGAGTTAAGTAACCCGAGTTAGCTGTTTTAAGTGCTGTATCGGCAAGACCTTTACGCGCACCATGCGTTGAGATGAAGTACTGAAGTACACTTAGACCTTCACGGAAGTTAGCTGTGATTGGTGTCTCGATGATTGAACCATCTGGACGTGCCATTAGACCACGCATACCGGCTAGCTGACGGATCTGAGCCGCACTACCACGTGCGCCTGAGTCGGCCATCATGAATACTGAGTTAAATGAATCTTGTAACTCTTCTTCGCCTTTGGCGTTAATCACTGTATCTTTCGATAAGTTTTCCATCATCGCACGTGATAAGTTTTCATTTACACGTGACCAGATATCGATGACTTTATTGTATTTTTCACCAGCCGTAACAAGACCTGATTGGAATTGTTGGTTGATTTCTGATACTTCATCTTCTGCTGCTTTGATGATTTCAGCTTTCACTGGTGGGATAACCAAATCGTTAATACCGATTGATACACCCGACTTCATCGCATAATGGAAACCGGTATACATCACTTGGTCAGCAAAGATAACTGTATCTTTAAGACCTAGACGACGGTAACACTCATTTAATAAGCCAGAAATTTGCTTTTTACCCATGGCGCGGTTGATTAATTCAAACGGCATACCTTTTGGTAAAATCAACGATAAAATAGCACGGCCGACTGTCGTATCATAAATTGAGATACGATCTTCAACATTACCATCTACATCTTTAATCGTTTCTGTAATACGTACTTTTACTTTTGCATGTAAAGCAGCATTATTTGTTCTGTATGCTTTTTCAGCTTCTTTAGGATCTTTAAATACAGCGCCTTCGCCTAAACCGTTTACACAGTCGCGAGTCATGTAATATAGACCTAAAACAACGTCTTGTGACGGAACAATAATCGGCTCACCATTTGCAGGTGATAGGATGTTATTGGTCGACATCATAAGAGCGCGAGCTTCAAGCTGTGCTTCTAACGTTAACGGTACGTGTACCGCCATTTGGTCACCGTCGAAGTCGGCATTATATGCCGCACATACTAATGGGTGAAGGTGAATTGCTTTACCTTCGATTAGTACTGGTTCGAACGCTTGGATACCCAAACGGTGAAGTGTTGGAGCACGGTTAAGAAGTACTGGATGTTCACGGATAACTTCATCTAAGATATCCCATACTTCAGGTACTTCACGCTCAACCATTTTCTTAGCGGCTTTAATTGTCGTAGCCATGCCACGTAATTCTAACTTGCCATAGATAAATGGTTTAAATAACTCAAGTGCCATCTTCTTAGGAAGACCACACTGATGCAATTTAAGTGTTGGACCTACAGTGATTACCGAACGACCTGAATAATCTACACGTTTACCAAGTAAGTTCTGACGGAAACGACCTTGCTTACCTTTAATCATATCGGCAAGTGATTTAAGAGGACGTTTGTTTGAACCTGTAATCGCGCGACCACGACGACCATTATCAAGTAGCGCATCAACCGCTTCTTGTAACATACGCTTTTCGTTACGTACGATAATGTCTGGTGCCGCTAAATCTAATAAACGCTTAAGACGGTTATTACGGTTAATTACACGACGGTAAAGATCATTTAGATCTGAAGTCGCGAAACGGCCGCCGTCTAATGGTACTAATGGACGTAAATCTGGTGGTAATACCGGAAGTACAGTCATAATCATCCACTCAGGGTTATTGCCTGATTGGTGGAAAGATTCCATTAATTTTAAACGCTTAGTAATTTTCTTACGCTTGGTTTCAGAGTTAATTGTTGGTAACTCTTCACGCATTTCTGCAATTAGTTGTGCTAAATCTAAGTCAGCTAGCAAGTCTAATACTGCTTCTGCACCCATTTTAGCTTCAAACTCATCACCATGCTCTTCAAGTGCATCGAGGTACTCTTCTTCATTAAGAAGTTGACCACGCTCTAATGTTGTCATACCTGGTTCGGTAACAACAAAAGATTCGAAATAAAGTACACGTTCGATATCACGCAAAGTCATATCAAGCATTAAACCAATACGAGACGGTAATGATTTAAGGAACCAAATATGCGCAACTGGGCTTGCCAATTCGATATGACCCATACGGTCACGACGCACTTTAGTTAGCGTAACTTCAACACCACATTTTTCACAAATCACACCACGATGCTTAAGGCGTTTGTACTTGCCACATAAACATTCGTAATCTTTTACTGGGCCGAAAATGCGGGCACAGAATAAGCCGTCACGCTCAGGCTTGAATGTACGGTAGTTGATTGTCTCAGGTTTCTTTACTTCACCGTATGACCATGAACGAACCATATCTGGCGAAGCAAGACCAATTCGAATCGCATCGAACTCTTCGGTCTTATTTTGCTGCTTCAGAAACTTAAGTAAGTCTTTCACCTTAGCTCTCCTGTCGGAGTTTAATCTTGGGGGCGAATTCGCCCCCCCATTCATTTAGTCCGCTAATTGTGCAACTTGCACACTAGTTCGACTTATATCTCTTCCAACTCGATGTTGATACCTAGCGAGCGGATCTCTTTCAACAATACATTGAATGATTCCGGCATACCAGGTTCCATCTGATGGTTACCGTCGACGATGTTCTTATACATCTTAGTACGACCGTTCACATCATCAGACTTAACAGTTAGCATTTCTTGTAATGTGTAGGCAGCACCGTATGCTTCTAGTGCCCATACCTCCATCTCACCGAAACGTTGACCACCGAACTGTGCTTTACCACCCAACGGCTGTTGAGTCACTAAGCTATAAGAACCGGTAGAACGCGCATGCATCTTGTCATCAACTAAGTGGTTAAGTTTTAACATGTACATGTAACCAACAGTTACTTGACGCTCAAACTTATCACCAGTACGGCCATCATAAAGCGTAACCTGACCACTGGTTGGATAACCACCTAACTCAAGCATTTCTTTGATTTCGCTTTCTTTAGCGCCATCGAATGCCGGAGTTGCAATTGGAAGACCACCACGTAAGTGGTGTGCTAAACGACGTACTTCATCATCTGTAAAGGTTGAGATATCTACTTTTTGACGACAATCACCTAAAGAGTAAGCTTTTTGGATGAATTCACGTAATTCATGCAATGCACGCTGCTCTTTGATCATCTCTTCGATACGTTCACCGATACCACGTGCAGCAAGACCCATATGAGTTTCAAGGATCTGACCGATGTTCATACGTGATGGTACACCCAGTGGATTTAGAACGATGTCTACCGTACGACCTTTGTCATCGTATGGCATATCTTCTACTGGCACGATTGTCGAGATAACACCTTTGTTACCGTGACGACCAGCCATCTTATCACCTGGTTGGATACGACGTTTAACGGCTAAATAAACTTTAACGATTTTTAATACGCCAGGTGCTAAATCATCACCTTGGGTAATTTTACGACGTTTAACTTCAAACTTTTTATCGTACTCAGCTTTAAGTTCGTCATATTGAGCTGCAAGTTGCTCTAATTCAGCTTGTTTTTCTTCGTCAGCTAAACTTTGCGTTAATACTTTTTCTGAAGATAAACCTAATAATTTTTCTTCATCAAAGCCAGCACCAACTAATAATTGGCGAGCTCGTGCAACTACACCTGCTTCTAGGATACGGAATTCTTCGTTGAAGTCTTTTTTCGCTTCACGAAGTTGCATATCTTCGATTTCAAGTGCACGTTTATCTTTTTCAACACCATCACGTGTAAAGACTTGTACATCGATTACCGTACCCGTTACAGAGTTTGGTACACGAAGTGAGCTATCTTTAACGTCTGACGCTTTTTCGCCGAAAATAGCGCGAAGTAATTTCTCTTCTGGAGTAAGCTGAGTTTCACCTTTAGGTGTTACTTTACCTACTAGAATATCGCCGCCTTTCACTTCAGCACCGATATAAACAACACCAGATTCATCTAACTTACCTAACGCAGATTCACCTACGTTTGGAATATCAGCTGTGATTTCTTCTGAACCTAATTTAGTGTCACGAGCAATACACTGAAGTTCTTGAATATGGATCGTGGTTAAACGATCTTCTTGAACAACACGCTCAGATAACAAGATAGAATCTTCGAAGTTATAACCATTCCATGGCATGAATGCCACGCGCAAGTTTTGACCTAACGCAAGATCACCTAAATCAGTTGAAGGACCATCAGCTAACACGTCACCACGAGTGACTGGCTCACCAACCATTACCGTAGGCTTTTGGTTGATACACGTGTTTTGGTTAGAACGGGTGTATTTTGTTAAGTTATAAATGTCGATACCCGCTTCGCCGGCAATACGCTCATTTTCATTAACGTTAACAACGATACGGCTCGCATCCGCGTAAGTGACTTGGCCACCACGTTTTGCAACGATCGTTACACCTGAATCTTTTGCTAAAGTCATTTCAATACCGGTACCTACTAACGGCTTATCAGCACGTAATGTAGGAACAGCTTGACGTTGCATGTTTGAACCCATTAATGCACGGTTAGCATCATCGTGTTCAAGGAATGGAATAAGTGCCGCCGCAACAGAAATTACCTGCTGTGGTGATACGTCCATATATTGCATGTCAGTTTTGCCCATAAAGGTTGATTCACCTTTAAAACGGCACGGGATTAAATCTTCTAAAAATTCATTATTTTCATTTAAATTTGCATTCGCCTGAGCGATTACAAAGCGACCTTCTTCGATAGCTGATAAGTAATCAACATCGTCAGTCACAACACCATCAACAACTTTACGATAAGGCGTCTCTAGGAAACCAAATTCGTTCGTACGTGCATAACACGATAACGAGTTGATAAGACCGATGTTTGGTCCCTCTGGTGTTTCGATTGGACATACACGACCGTAGTGAGTAACGTGAACGTCACGTACTTCGAAGCCTGCACGCTCACGCGTTAAACCGCCCGGTCCTAATGCAGAAATACGACGTTTGTGCGTCACTTCTGATAACGGGTTGTTTTGGTCCATGAACTGAGATAACTGTGAAGAACCAAAGAATTCTTTAACAGCAGCAGAAATAGGTTTAGCATTGATTAAATCTTGTGGCATGATTGCATCAAGATCACCTAAGCTTAAACGCTCACGTACAGCACGTTCTACACGAACTAAGCCTACACGGAATTGGTTCTCAGCCATTTCACCAACAGAACGAATACGACGGTTACCTAAATGGTCGATATCATCCACATCACCTTTACCGTTACGAATGTCGATTAATACCTTCATAACTGCAACGATGTCTTCTTTACTTAGTGTGCCGTCACCCGTACCTTCAGGGTTATCAACACGGCTATTGAACTTCATACGACCTACAGTCGATAAGTCATAGCGCTCTTCAGAAAAGAATAAGTTTTGGAATAAAGCTTCTGCAGCATCACGCGTTGGTGGCTCACCAGGACGCATCATACGGTAGATTTCAACTAACGCTTCTAGACGGTTTGTGGTTGAGTCGATACGTAATGTATCTGACATGTAAGCACCACTGTCTACGTCATTGATATAAAGCGTATCAATACGATTGAATCCAGCTTTAACAAGCTCAGCCATTAACTCAAGAGTTAACTCAGCATTTGCCTCAGCGATAATTTCACCGCTGTCTTCGCTGATATAGTTACGCGCAACAACACGACCGATAATATATTCGTGTGGTACTTCTAAACTATTAACTTGTTCTTTTTCTAGTTGTTTAATGTGGCGCGCTGTAATACGGCGACCTTTTTCAACAACTACTTCACCATCGTTATCTTTGATTTCGAATTGTGCAACTTCACCACGTAAACGTGACGGCACTAATTCCATCATGACTTTACCGTTAGCGATTTCAAATGCAGTCGTTTCAAAGAAGATCTTTAAAATCTCTTCATTTGAAAAATCTAATGCACGAAGAATAATACTCGCTGGTAATTTACGACGACGGTCAATACGTACGTATAAATTATCTTTGGCATCAAACTCAAAATCTAACCATGAACCACGGTAAGGAATAACACGTGCATTATAAAGCACTTTTCCAGATGAGTGAGTTTTGCCGCGGTCGTTATCAAAGAATACACCAGGGCTACGGTGTAGCTGAGAAACGATTACACGCTCAGTACCATTGATAACAAAAGTACCGGTATCTGTCATGAGCGGAATTTCGCCCATGTAGACTTCTTGCTCTTTAATGTCTTTAACTGTGCCTGGTGCTTCTTTATCCATTAACACCAAACGCAATTTAACGCGAAGTGGAGCAGAATAAGTCACACCGCGAATTTGACATTCCTTTACATCGAATACTGGCTCGCCAATACGATAACTTACGTATTGTAGCTCAGAATTACCCGAGTAACTTTTAATAGGAAAAACGGAACGGAAAGCAGCTTCCAAGCCGTGATTGCCTTCAGCGTCCGGACTCAAGAATTTCTTGAACGATTCCAACTGTGTCGACAGTAGAAAAGGTATATCTAACACCTGTGGGCGTTTACCAAAATCCTTACGGATACGTTTCTTTTCAGAATAAGAGTAAGCCATGGGGTTCCTCAGCTTGCTGATCTTTGACCCTACCTGCTCCGTATAGAGCAGACTAACTGGCAACTATGCCAAGAATTTGTACAACTTTGTGAACTACTAAATAAAAGAATACTTCATCAACTACGCATGAAATCATTACTTTATTCAGTAGTTTTTTTGCGCTGTAGAATACAACACTCTACAGCGCAAAAAGGCCGGTGATTAAATAATCACCAGCCCTTACCTGAAAAATCAGGCAGGTAACCTAGCAAATGCTAGATTACTTGATCTCAACTTTAGCACCAGCTTCTTCAAGCTCTTTCTTAAGTGCTTCAGCGTCAGCTTTAGAAACGCCTTCTTTAATTGGAGTTGGAGCAGCTTCAACTAAAGCTTTAGCTTCTTTAAGGCCTAAACCTGTAGCAGCACGAACAGCTTTGATAGCACCAACTTTGTTAGCGCCAGCTTCAGCTAGGATAACGTCAAATTCAGTTTTCTCTTCAACAGCTTCAGCAGCAGCAGCAACAACAACACCAGCAGCAGCAGTTACGCCGAATTTTTCTTCCATTGCTTGAACTAGTTCAACAACTTCCATTACAGACATAGCTGCAATCGCGTCAAGGATTTGGTCTTTAGTTACAGACATTTCAAATTTCCTAATTTATATGAATCTTATTAGATAAGACTCTAAAAAATATATTACACCAATAAAAAACAATTGCTTATAAAATTAAGCTGCTTGCTCTTCTTTTTGTACACGTACTGCTTCAATTGTTTTACACAATTTACCAGCAGACGCTTCTTTCATAGCGCTCATTAAGCGTGCAACTGCTTCGTCGTAAGTAGGTAGCTTAGCAAGCATATCTACGTTAACAACTTGGCCATCAAAAGCGGCAACTTTAAGCTCAAATAATTTGTTTTTCTTTGCGAATTCAGAAAAAATACGCGCTGCAGCACCTGGGTGCTCAGAAGAAAAAGCAATTAAGCTTGGACCAACTAATGACTCACTTAAACACTCAAAAGGAGTACCTTCAACCGCACGCTTAGCAAGAGTGTTACGAACAACTCTCATCCAAACGCCAGCTTCACGTGCTTCTTTACGAAGTGCAGTGATTGCGCCAACAGTTACACCACGAGAATCTGCAACAACTGCAGATAGAGCACCTTTGGCAGCTTCTTGAACTTCAGCAACAATTGCTTTTTTGTCTTGAAGATTAATGGCCATGGGTGTTACTCCTGGTTCTAATTAGGGGTTTCCCCCTGTTTACTCTACTTCAACCTAAAATGGTTGAAGATGCTTTTTACGGCGAGAGCCAGAAGATTAGGAAAAATCTATCTGGGGATTCACACCGTCTACGTAGGAAAATTAAGTTTTCAATTACTTGAAAGCACCTACGGTCTTGGACGGAAGCCCAATTTATCGCATCAGCCAATGACCTAGCGAAATTATGGACTTCAACCCGAATTTTTTATTTATTGAAGGTTTAAGTTCAACAAAAATGGTGCGAAATTATAGATTAAATTTTGCACCATGTAAACACTTTAAGCTACGTTTGCAGTTAAAGTTGCTTGATCAACAGCAACACCAGCACCCATAGTCGTAGAGATGGTTACTTTCTTGATGAAAACACCTTTTGCTTGAGAAGGCTTAGCCTTCTTAAGCGCTACGATTAACGCTTCAAGATTTTCTTGAATTTGGTTTGCTTCGAACGTCACTTTACCCAATGTAGTATGGATGATGCCGTTCTTGTCATTACGGTAACGTACTTGACCCGCTTTCGCGTTTTTAACTGCTTCAGCAACATTAGGTGTTACAGTACCAGTTTTTGGATTTGGCATTAAACCACGTGGGCCTAAGATTTGACCTAATTGACCAACAACACGCATAGCGTCTGGTGATGCGATTACTACGTCAAAATTCATCTCGCCTTTTTTAACTAAATCAGCAAGATCTTCCATACCAACTAATTCTGCACCAGCAGCTTTAGCAGCTTCAGCGTTTGCACCTTGAGTGAAAACAGCTACACGTACGTCACGACCTGTACCGTGTGGTAACACTGTAGCACCACGAACGTTTTGGTCTGATTTACGAGCATCGATACCAAGGTTAACAGCAACGTCAACACTTTCAACGAATTTAGCAGTTGCTAATTCTTTTAATAACGCAACTGCGTCATTAATTTCATATTCTTTAGTGCTATCAACTTTGTCACGGATAACACGCATACGTTTAGTAAGTTTAGCCATTTCTATTAACCCTCTACCACTAAGCCGATTGAACGCGCAGAACCTGCGATTGTACGAACACCCGCTTCAAGATCAGCAGCTGTTAAATCAGTTTGCTTAGCTTTAACGATGTCTTCAAGTTGAGCACGAGTTACTGTACCAACTTTAACTGTGTTTGCACGAGCAGAACCAGACTTGATACCAGCAGCCTTCTTAAGAAGGTAAGTTGCTGGAGGAGTTTTCATTTCGAAAGTGAATGAACGGTCGCCGTAAACAGAAATAACTACAGGAACTGGTGCACCTTTTTCCATAGATTCTGTACGTGCGTTGAACGCTTTACAGAATTCCATGATGTTAACACCACGTTGACCTAGAGCTGGACCTACTGGTGGGCTTGGGTTAGCCATACCAGCTGCTACTTGTAGCTTGATTAGAGCTTCAACTTTTTTAGCCATGATAAATACCTCATTAAGTGGGTCTTAGCCTTGTGCGCGCGAGGACGCGTACTCTAACGGCTTCCCATGTTTAAAATACAATTTACATTCGGTTGAACGTAAAAAGGCCGCTGATTATAAGTTAACCAGCGGCCTTTTTCAACTCTTTACAGCGTAAAATTATTTTTCAGCTTCAACTTGGCCAAATTCTAATTCAACAGGTGTCGAGCGACCAAAAATAAGTACCGACACTTTTACGCGGCTTTTCTCATAATCCACTTCTTCAACCACACCGGTAAAATCAGCAAATGGACCATCAGTAACACGTACCACTTCACCTGGCTCAAACAAGGTCGCTGGTTTTGGAGAATCAGCATTTTCTTGTAAACGGTTAAGAATGCGGTCAGCTTCTTTTGAGCTAATTGGTGCAGGACGTTCTTTTGTTCCGCCAATAAAACCCATCACACGAGGAATACTATTAACTAAATGCCAACTCGCGTCATTCATATCCATTTGTACTAAAACATAACCAGGAAAGAATTTACGTTCTGATTTGCGTTTTTGACCTGCACGCATTTCGACAACTTCTTCTGTCGGCACTAAAATCTCACCAAAGAAGTGCTCTAAGTTCTGGATTCTAATGTGCTCAAGAATAGTTTGCTGAACACGTTTTTCAAAACCAGAGAACGCTTGGATTACATACCAGCGTAATTTTACTTCTTTATTCTCATCCGTCATGGGATTAGATCTCCAAGCCAGTTAAAAAGCCAACAATACGAAATAATGCACCATCTAATCCCCATAGGATTAATGCCATTACTACTGTAGCTATCATTACTATAAATGTTGTGTGCAAGGTTTCTTGGCGAGTTGGCCAAACAACCTTGCGTACTTCAATACGAGCTTCTTTAGCAAAAGCAATAAAAGTGCGACCTTTTTCGGTTTGAGCTGCGGTAGCTAGTGCTGCGCCAATTGCAGCTACAATTCCTACAGCACGGATCAGTACAGATAACTCTTCAAACACAAAATTACCAACTACAGCTCCGCTTAATAATGCAAAGGTAACCAGCCATTTTAACGCATCCATCGAGCTTGATGGGGTTTCAACATTGGTGCTCATAATTTTTTCACCTTAACTACAGACACAACAACCCCGTCTGTGACAGGGTTAATCCTTTCAATCTAAACTTAAAAACATGCTAACCGATAACACACTGTTAGCTTTAGACTGGTCTAAAATTGGCAGGGGCGGAGAGATTCGAACTCCCAACCGTCGGTTTTGGAGACCGCTGTTCTACCAATTGGAACTACGCCCCTGCAAAGTGGTTGTCATTATACTGACGATATCAACGAAAACAAGAGCAAATGCCAATCAATCCATTATTTCTGACTCAATTCGTTAGGATACTTTTTACTTTTGCACTTGCCTTAAAAACAAAAACCCAGAGCAAGCTCTGGGTTTTTTTTACAGCTTTTAAACTACAGGGTATTAAGCCTTAGCTGCTTTAAGTGCTTTAACGTCAGCAATAACTTTCTCAGCAACGTTCGCAGGACATGGTAAGTAATGCGAGAATTCCATTGAGAACTGGCCACGGCCAGAAGTCATTGTACGTAAAGTACCGATGTAACCAAACATTTCTGATAATGGTACGTCAGCTTTGATACGGATACCTGTTGCGCCTGGCTCTTGATCTTTGATCATACCACGACGACGGTTAAGGTCACCGATTACGTCACCTACGTGATCTTCAGGTGTGAACACATCCACTTTCATGATTGGTTCAATTAACTGAGGAGCCGCTTTAGGGATTGATTGACGGAATGCACCTTTAGCTGCGATTTCGAATGCGATTGCAGACGAATCCACGGCGTGGAATCCACCATCCGTTAATTCAACTTCAACGTCAAGTACTGGGAAGCCAGCAAGTACACCTGTACCCATCATTAACTTGAAGCCTTTCTCAACTGCTGGGAAGTATTCCTTAGGAACGTTACCACCAACAACTGAAGATTTAAATACATAACCCGTACCAGGAGCACCTGGACGAATGAAGTAATCAATCTTACCGAATTGACCAGAACCACCAGATTGTTTCTTATGCGTGTAGCTATCTTCGATTTCACGAGTGATAGTTTCACGGTAAGCAACTTGTGGTTGACCAACAATTAGCTCTACGCCATAAGTACGCTTAAGAATATCAACTTTGATATCTAAGTGTAACTCACCCATACCTTTAAGAATGGTTTCACCTGAATCTTCATCAGTTTCAACACGGAAAGATGGATCTTCAGCAATCATTTTACCGATTGCGATACCCATTTTTTCTGAACCATTTTTATCTTTTGGCTTAACAGCGATTGAAATTACAGGATCAGGGAAAACCATTGCCTCTAATGTACATTCGTGCTTAATATCACATAAGGTATGACCAGTTTGAACGTTTTTCATACCAACGATTGCAATGATATCACCCGCTTGCGCGCTTTCGATTTCATTACGGTCGTTTGCTTGCATTTCAACCATGCGGCCGATACGTTCAGTTTTACCCGTTGCAGAGTTAAGTATCGTATCGCCTTTGTTTAATTTACCAGCATAGATACGTACGAATGTTAGTGCACCAAAACGGTCATCCATTATTTTAAAAGCTAATGCTTTTAAAGGTAGATCAGCAGATACGATCGCGAATTCACCAGTAGGAGTACCTTCAGCATCTGTAAGAGGCTGTGGATCAACTTCTGTTGGGTTCGGTAAGTAATCAACAACAGCATCTAGCAATAATTGCATGCCTTTGTTTTTGAAAGCAGAACCACAGTATGTTGGGAAGAATGCTAATTTGCGAGTACCTGTACGGATACAACGCTTGATATCATCCATTGAAGGCTCTTCACCTTCCATATACGCTTCTAACAAGTCATCGTCTTGCTCAACAGCAGTTTCGATTAACATTTCGCGATATTCTTCTACTAAGTCAACCATGTCCGCAGGAACATCTTCAACTTTGTAGTTTTCAGGAAGACCTGAGTCATCCCAAATGAACGCTTTACGAGATAATAAGTCTACAACACCTGTAAATTGATCTTCGATACCAATTGGTAATGTCATCACAAGTGCATTAGCTGCAAGTACTTTTTTAACTTGACCAACTACGCGTAAGAAATCAGCACCCATACGGTCTAATTTATTTACGAAGATGATACGTGCAACTTCAGACTCATTTGCATAACGCCAGTTAGTTTCTGATTGAGGCTCTACACCGCCTGAACCACAGAATACTCCGATACCACCGTCAAGTACTTTTAATGAACGGTAAACTTCTACTGTGAAGTCAACGTGTCCAGGAGTATCGATAACGTTAAAACGGTGATTATTCCAGAAGCAACTTACAGCAGCAGACTGAATTGTAATACCACGCTCAGCTTCTTGTACCATGAAGTCTGTTGTTGATTCACCGTCATGTACTTCACCGATCTTATGAATCATACCAGTAAGCTTCAAAATTCGTTCTGTCGTCGTTGTTTTACCAGCGTCAACGTGAGCGAAGATACCAATATTTCTATATTTTGATAAATCTGCCATTGTTTTACTCTATAAAAAAAATATATTCTGTGCCAGTATATCACACTGACGTTGAACATCATCAGATGTTTGTCGCAAAAAACAGCGGCATTATAAAGGTTATGTGATAAAAAATCACCAGTAATGATGATTTAGTAAATATATTTATTTACTTTAATAACCCAAACCCCTGCTTCGCCCCTTTCTTTCGTGCTTTCAAAAAATTGTAACTATTTAAATTCAAATCTTTTATTCGCAGTTGACCCGCTAGATACACAAAAGATAAATACTATAGTCCAGCAATTGAAAAAGGCCGCTTGCGCGACCTTCTATCGTAATTCGTTAGCTGACTAACTATTACTCGATGATTTGTGCTACTACACCAGCACCTACTGTACGGCCACCCTCACGGATTGCGAAACGTAAGCCTTCGTTCATCGCGATTGGGCAGATTAACTCTACTGTCATCTTGATGTTGTCGCCTGGCATTACCATTTCTACGCCTTCTGGTAACTCTACATTACCTGTCACGTCTGTTGTACGGAAGTAGAACTGTGGACGGTAACCTTTGAAGAATGGTGTATGACGACCACCTTCGTTTTTGCTTAATACGTATACTTCTGATACGAATTTTGTGTGTGGCGTGATTGAACCTGGTTTTGCTAATACTTGACCACGTTCTACGTCTTCACGTTTAGTTCCACGTAACAATGCACCAATGTTCTCACCAGCACGACCTTCGTCTAGTAATTTACGGAACATTTCTACACCTGTACAAGTAGTAATTACTGTATCTTTGATACCGATGATTGCTACTTCGTTACCTACGTTTACGATACCCGCTTCTA includes the following:
- the fusA gene encoding elongation factor G, yielding MADLSKYRNIGIFAHVDAGKTTTTERILKLTGMIHKIGEVHDGESTTDFMVQEAERGITIQSAAVSCFWNNHRFNVIDTPGHVDFTVEVYRSLKVLDGGIGVFCGSGGVEPQSETNWRYANESEVARIIFVNKLDRMGADFLRVVGQVKKVLAANALVMTLPIGIEDQFTGVVDLLSRKAFIWDDSGLPENYKVEDVPADMVDLVEEYREMLIETAVEQDDDLLEAYMEGEEPSMDDIKRCIRTGTRKLAFFPTYCGSAFKNKGMQLLLDAVVDYLPNPTEVDPQPLTDAEGTPTGEFAIVSADLPLKALAFKIMDDRFGALTFVRIYAGKLNKGDTILNSATGKTERIGRMVEMQANDRNEIESAQAGDIIAIVGMKNVQTGHTLCDIKHECTLEAMVFPDPVISIAVKPKDKNGSEKMGIAIGKMIAEDPSFRVETDEDSGETILKGMGELHLDIKVDILKRTYGVELIVGQPQVAYRETITREIEDSYTHKKQSGGSGQFGKIDYFIRPGAPGTGYVFKSSVVGGNVPKEYFPAVEKGFKLMMGTGVLAGFPVLDVEVELTDGGFHAVDSSAIAFEIAAKGAFRQSIPKAAPQLIEPIMKVDVFTPEDHVGDVIGDLNRRRGMIKDQEPGATGIRIKADVPLSEMFGYIGTLRTMTSGRGQFSMEFSHYLPCPANVAEKVIADVKALKAAKA
- the secE gene encoding preprotein translocase subunit SecE, coding for MSTNVETPSSSMDALKWLVTFALLSGAVVGNFVFEELSVLIRAVGIVAAIGAALATAAQTEKGRTFIAFAKEARIEVRKVVWPTRQETLHTTFIVMIATVVMALILWGLDGALFRIVGFLTGLEI
- the nusG gene encoding transcription termination/antitermination protein NusG, yielding MTDENKEVKLRWYVIQAFSGFEKRVQQTILEHIRIQNLEHFFGEILVPTEEVVEMRAGQKRKSERKFFPGYVLVQMDMNDASWHLVNSIPRVMGFIGGTKERPAPISSKEADRILNRLQENADSPKPATLFEPGEVVRVTDGPFADFTGVVEEVDYEKSRVKVSVLIFGRSTPVELEFGQVEAEK